In Capsicum annuum cultivar UCD-10X-F1 chromosome 7, UCD10Xv1.1, whole genome shotgun sequence, one genomic interval encodes:
- the LOC107878790 gene encoding putative DUF21 domain-containing protein At3g13070, chloroplastic yields MDAAILNSSSFTTTCDKRSYSGIYKRGVVSKFILSYNSRCKNKYNKSLWSDPFSSETVQSRSFSTQDCPFCPCNLKCNRPLWSGPSLVPVQSRSFSAQSCPCNRHLLSSSSLVSGHSGSFSARGCVFCTYNLRGGLRNGICLCVKGGNGEFKNVQDSYRSCLKVSFLHFLLKKGVILVGLICGVFVIGCRRVLAVEGVISGGYGVLEQGLVVLRSYWPTVLLVLRMFKEQGLILAALLGLSAFFSMAETSITTLWPWKVRELAEKESDNEGVFKMLRSDVTRFLTTILIGTTVVNIAATALVTEAATAAFGEAGVSAATGVMTVAILLLTEITPKSIAVHNATEVARFVVRPVAWLSLILYPVGRVVTYLSMGMLKLLGLKGRSEPYVTEDELKLMLRGAELSGAIEEEEQDMIENVLEIKDTHVREVMTPLVDVVAIDASATLVDFHTLWVTHQYSRVPVFEQRIDNIVGIAYAMDLLDYVQKGELLESSIVGDMAHKPAYFVPDSMSVWNLLREFRIRKVHMAVVLNEYGGTIGIVTLEDVVEEIVGEIFDENDSKEEIQKKTGYIVMRAEGIYDVDANTSIDQLSEDLNIKMPEGHQYETVSGFVCEAFGYIPRTGETIKLILERGNEDEDSNYNGTESDRADQNEKNQTFKLEILAGNARKVSAVRFERISDDVEIDTNEVTRLVPKIMTRKWKSNGGADRNNHDNLSFMEGRDEDEDDSNNFVMAEREDNHDVSNKQ; encoded by the exons ATTCTTTCTTACAATTCAAGGTgcaaaaataagtataataaatcCTTATGGTCGGACCCTTTCTCCTCAGAAACTGTGCAAAGTAGGAGCTTTAGTACACAGGATTGTCCTTTTTGCCCTTGTAATTTGAAGTGTAacagacccttgtggtccggtcCTTCCTTGGTCCCTGTGCAAAGTAGGAGCTTTAGTGCACAGAGTTGTCCTTGTAATAGGCACTTGTTGTCCAGTTCTTCGTTGGTTTCCGGacatagtgggagctttagtgcacggGGTTGTGTATTTTGTACTTATAATTTGAGGGGAGGTTTAAGAAATGGGATTTGTTTGTGTGTTAAAGGAGGAAATGGGGAGTTTAAGAATGTTCAAGATTCATATAGGTCATGTTTAAAAgtatcttttttgcattttttgttgaaaaaaggGGTGATTTTGGTTGGGTTGATATGTGGGGTTTTTGTAATTGGGTGTAGAAGAGTGCTTGCTGTTGAAGGGGTTATAAGTGGGGGATATGGAGTTTTAGAGCAGGGTTTAGTTGTGTTGAGGAGTTATTGGCCTACTGTTTTGTTGGTTTTAAGGATGTTCAAAGAACAAGGTTTGATTCTTGCAGCACTTCTTGGTCTTTCTGCATTTTTTTCAATGGCTGAGACATCGATAACTACGCTTTGGCCATGGAAG GTACGAGAGTTAGCTGAAAAAGAATCTGACAATGAAGGAGTCTTCAAAATGTTGAGGAGTGATGTTACTCGATTCCTTACAACTATACTCATTGGAACAAC CGTTGTCAATATTGCAGCTACAGCACTAGTTACTGAGGCTGCAACTGCAGCATTTGGTGAAGCTGGTGTGAGTGCAGCAACTGGAGTTATGACG GTTGCGATCCTGCTCCTAACGGAAATTACTCCAAAAAGTATTGCTGTTCACAATGCCACAGAAGTTGCTAGGTTTGTG GTTAGGCCAGTTGCATGGCTTTCCTTGATACTATATCCAGTTGGAAGAGTTGTAACATATCTATCAATGGGAATGCTAAAACTCCTCGGCTTGAAAGGAAGAAG TGAACCATACGTCACTGAGGATGAATTGAAGTTGATGCTGCGTGGGGCAGAGTTAAGTGGTGCAATTGAGGAGGAAGAGCAG GATATGATTGAAAATGTGTTAGAGATAAAAGATACTCATGTCAGAGAGGTAATGACACCTCTTGTTGATGTTGTTGCAATCGATGCCAGTGCAACGTTAGTTGATTTCCATACTTTGTGGGTGACACATCAATACTCCAG GGTGCCTGTTTTTGAGCAACGTATAGATAATATTGTTGGCATTGCATATGCCATGGATCTGCTAGATTATGTACAAAAG GGGGAACTGCTGGAAAGTTCTATTGTGGGAGACATGGCACATAAACCTGCGTACTTTGTTCCTG ATTCTATGTCAGTGTGGAACCTTCTTAGAGAGTTCCGCATCAGAAAGGTACACATGGCTGTTGTTCTTAATGAATATGGAGGAACCATTGGT ATTGTAACCCTTGAAGATGTGGTTGAGGAAATTGTTGGTGAAATCTTTGACGAAAATGATTCTAAA GAGGAAATCCAGAAAAAAACTGGCTATATTGTCATGAGGGCTGAGGGAATATACGATGTTGACGCAAATACCTCTATTGACCAGCTCTCTGAAGATCTCAATATTAAAATGCCGGAG GGCCATCAGTATGAGACAGTCTCCGGTTTTGTCTGTGAAGCATTTGGATATATCCCAAGGACAGGCGAGACGATTAAGCTTATACTGGAAAGGGGAAATGAAGACGAGGACAGCAATTACAACGGCACAGAATCTGATCGCGCAGACCAAAACGAGAAGAACCAAACTTTTAAGCTCGAG ATATTAGCAGGGAATGCCAGAAAGGTCAGTGCTGTTCGATTTGAACGGATCAGTGACGATGTAGAAATAGATACCAATGAGGTAACGCGCCTCGTTCCCAAAATCATGACTAGAAAGTGGAAAAGTAACGGAGGAGCAGATAGAAACAACCACGACAACCTCTCTTTTATGGAGGGAAGAGACGAGGATGAAGATGATTCCAACAATTTTGTTATGGCTGAACGCGAGGACAACCATGATGTTTCTAATAAACAATAA